In Pseudomonas rhizosphaerae, one DNA window encodes the following:
- a CDS encoding ABC transporter ATP-binding protein, whose protein sequence is MHDRPGATGEAASQGAVSSDRLSWAEIRRLALQHKRTLWTANGVAVLATLCSVPIPLLLPLLVDEVLLGHVGSATRWMSHVLPAGWQVPVGFIGLMLVVSLTLRCGALLFNVVQARLFAGLAKDVVYRLRLRLIERLKRISLSEYESLGSGTVTTHLVTDLDTLDKFVGETLSRFLVAILTLAGTAGILMWMHWKLALLILLFNPLVVYATVLLGKRVKHLKKLENDSTARFTQALSETLDAIQEVRASNRQGYFLGRLGLRAREVRDFAVASMWKSDASGRASALLFQFGIDIFRAAAMLTVLFSDLSIGQMLAVFSYLWFMITPVEQLLNLQYAYYAAGAALNRINELLARADEPRYPGGSDPFHDRETVGIDIRGLSFAYVEDKVLDRLDLSIAAGEKVAIVGASGGGKSTLVQLLLGLYTAQAGEVRFGGTLQQAIGLETLRDNVAVVLQHPSLFNDTLRANLTMGREASDQACWNALQIAQLDSTVRDLPQGLDSVVGRSGVRLSGGQRQRLAIARMVLAEPKVVILDEATSALDAATEYNLHQALARFLRGRTTLIIAHRLSAVKQADRVLVFDGGRIAEDGDHQQLIAEGGLYARLYGYLQQV, encoded by the coding sequence CGTGCCGATCCCGTTGCTGTTGCCGCTGCTGGTCGATGAAGTGCTGCTAGGGCACGTCGGCAGTGCCACGCGCTGGATGAGCCACGTGCTGCCGGCGGGCTGGCAAGTCCCCGTGGGATTCATCGGCCTCATGCTGGTGGTCAGTCTCACCCTGCGTTGTGGCGCGTTGCTGTTCAACGTCGTGCAGGCGCGGTTGTTCGCCGGGCTGGCCAAGGACGTGGTCTATCGGTTGCGCCTGCGCCTGATCGAGCGGCTCAAGCGCATTTCGCTGAGTGAATACGAAAGCCTGGGCAGCGGGACCGTCACGACCCATCTGGTCACCGACCTGGACACCCTCGACAAATTCGTCGGCGAAACCCTCAGCCGTTTCCTGGTGGCCATACTGACCCTGGCCGGGACTGCCGGCATCCTGATGTGGATGCACTGGAAACTGGCCCTGTTGATCCTGCTGTTCAACCCTCTGGTGGTGTACGCCACGGTGCTGTTGGGCAAGCGTGTCAAACACCTGAAAAAACTCGAGAACGACAGTACGGCACGCTTCACCCAGGCGCTCAGCGAAACCCTGGACGCCATTCAGGAAGTGCGCGCCAGCAATCGTCAGGGCTATTTCCTGGGGCGCCTTGGTCTGCGTGCCCGCGAGGTCCGCGACTTCGCCGTCGCCTCCATGTGGAAGAGCGACGCATCGGGCCGTGCCAGTGCGCTGCTGTTCCAGTTCGGCATCGACATCTTTCGCGCCGCAGCGATGCTCACGGTGCTGTTCTCCGACCTGAGCATCGGCCAGATGCTGGCCGTGTTCAGTTACCTCTGGTTCATGATCACCCCAGTGGAACAGCTGCTGAACCTGCAATATGCCTACTACGCCGCAGGCGCCGCCCTCAATCGGATTAATGAATTGCTCGCCCGTGCCGATGAACCCAGGTATCCAGGTGGTAGCGATCCGTTCCACGACCGCGAGACCGTAGGCATCGATATTCGTGGCCTGAGCTTCGCCTATGTCGAAGACAAGGTGCTCGACCGCCTCGACCTGAGCATCGCGGCTGGCGAAAAGGTTGCCATCGTCGGCGCCAGTGGGGGTGGCAAAAGCACTTTGGTGCAGTTGCTGCTCGGGCTCTATACCGCGCAGGCCGGGGAGGTGCGCTTCGGCGGTACGCTGCAGCAGGCCATAGGCCTGGAGACGCTGCGCGATAACGTCGCCGTGGTGCTGCAGCATCCGTCGCTGTTCAACGATACCCTTCGCGCCAACCTGACCATGGGGCGCGAGGCCAGCGACCAGGCGTGCTGGAATGCCTTGCAGATCGCCCAGCTGGACAGCACCGTGCGGGATTTGCCGCAGGGGCTGGACAGCGTCGTCGGCCGCTCGGGCGTGCGTCTTTCCGGTGGCCAGCGGCAGCGCCTGGCGATCGCGCGCATGGTGCTCGCCGAGCCCAAGGTCGTCATCCTCGACGAGGCCACCTCGGCCCTCGATGCGGCCACCGAGTACAACTTGCATCAAGCCCTAGCGCGATTCTTGCGAGGGCGCACTACATTGATCATTGCCCACCGGCTGTCTGCGGTGAAGCAGGCCGACCGCGTACTGGTGTTCGACGGCGGCCGAATCGCCGAAGATGGCGACCATCAGCAACTCATCGCGGAGGGCGGGCTGTATGCGCGTCTGTACGGTTATCTGCAACAGGTTTGA